In Scleropages formosus chromosome 6, fSclFor1.1, whole genome shotgun sequence, the genomic stretch GCTCTGCTTATTTTTAGAGCGCCTATTACGTCTTACAAACACTATAAATAGGCCTTGCTAAGTTTTTCGTGATACTGCGCCTCATTGGAAAGAATTGTCTGCGAACATAGGACAGTACGAAACACTAAATTCGACTGATTAGTATACATTAAGACAGCACCCTCACTTTGCTACCTCACCCGATCACGCCACGCTCGTGCTGCATGGAAGGAGAATTTCTGCTTGCAGACAACGACAGGAAATAGGCGGTACTTCCTGTGTAACCAGAACGCTGATTCGCTGGCTTTCCGCCGCTCAAATACAAAGACCAAGGCGGTACATGGGGGTGAAAAACAAGTGTACTGAAACACTACAGTTTGTGGAACTTTGTCATAATTGTACACCTCGTCAGGTTTTTTCTCACTTCAGCTACGACGCGGAATGCGTTGCAGTTCAGTCCTTTTACGTTTTAAGCACCGTTCTGAACTTAACAATTGGAAAAGACCAAATATAGACTATTTTTGCTTCAAAACAGAACATGGTTTGACCTCCAATTctgataaaatataaagtattcCTTGCAGGCGCTAGCCTATGCCCAGTTTTGGTTGACTTTATATCAATATCTTCTCACATCAGTTTATGGCACGTGGCGTAAACTTAAGCAGTCTGTCTCTGAGTGGAATTTGGGATGGAAAGACATTTAAAcgtttaatatatattttaatgtacaatTCACTGTAAGAAGGTACATCTACAACTTATTTTGCATACAACTCCGATGCTGTGTATTGTGGATTACAATTTGTGTTATAACACTGTAGTTATTTTAAGTATACGAgtagatatatacatatagattaAGTTAATAACAAGTTAATTATTCTGAGagtattatataaattataaaaggaATAATTTTAGCGATTATCTACGTGGTTCATAGCATATCTATATTATTGAAACAATCTGTGACGTGATGGATTTATGGCTAAATTGCGTTATGTAACTTCGACAGACTGTGAAGTTATTTTaggttgtgattttttttttttttttggtgtgccAGACAGAATAAAGTACTACACAACGTAAAGAGGTCTTAGCGGCAAACTGACGCACACGAGCCGTTATTTGGCTCGGCGGGCAGACCGCGTGCAGTGTGTTTGCAGCGTGAGCGCGTGGCGGGGCGCGCGGACAGCCGCGAGGCGTTTCCCATGCGCCGCTCTCAGAGGTAGGTCTTCTTTTTCACACCTGTTCGTTCCGcgctcattacatttacatttattcatttggcagacgcttttctccaaagcgacgtgcatctcatagaaaatacgtctgatgtgtgcattacattaaaagagaCATAGATGACGATGTGTGATCTGAAGTAGAGTTAATTTGttaagcgcggaggttctcggttctgactctgctgcggtggaacgacctccccctctcactcagaactgctgaatctttgtctacacttaaaaagggtcttaaaactcatctcttccagactcactttgcccatgatctcttaagttcatgtaagtaCAAATGTTCACGAtgatgctcggatcaatcctttacagagccactcctgcaatgtaacaaatttttatgtatctcaaaaaaaaaaaactactagaactagtaggaaggtgattaggaatcgacgatattctggttaagttttatgcagctacgtGTGATAAACGTTGGTGCATATgatatggtgaaggaaataaACTAATAACGCTAATTTAGAATAACGACTCATTGAATTTAGCGGGACCGCTGAAAGTCAGAACGctcagtttcattcattcattcatttttgatcATCGCGTGTCCagtgcaagggggtgcggtagcacagcgagtttggtcctgctctctgtgggtccggggttcgagtcccgcttggggtcccgtcctggatggTCCCCCACCCCTTCGgcattgcgccctgtgctgtcgggttaggcttcggctcgctgcgaccccgctcgggacaagcggtttcagactgtgtgtgcgtgttcagCGTAGGGTctcggtggtccggagcctatcccacacTACGggtgggacagcagtccatgaCACATGCTCAGTCTCACAGTGACAGTGCTTTCAGGTGCAGACATGTGCGACTCGGACGACCACCAGCACATCACTGTGCCCCCACGCTACGAGGACATCGATGAAGAGCAGCGCGGCCCCCTCCCTCCACCGCTGTCCCCGCTGTGCGTCCaccgctcctccagctccaggcACACACACCCGCAAGCTCAGGAAGGTAGGGAGCgcgcagaaacacagaaaacacaccagTAACGCGTCCGCCGCCTTGCGCGCGTCCGTCTCTCACTGTGCCCACAATGTCACATACATGGTAAATTGAAGTGTGTTACTGCAGTTACAAATAGtggtgtgaaatgaaaaatccaCTGTGCAATAAACAAGCGTAACGAAGCATCTTTCATATTTCTCTTTATGCATATAATTAAAGTGCCCATCAGTGTATAACTGCATGATGAATACAGTTTCCCTTGGTTGCTGAATGGATGGTGACAAATTGATGAAGGCACCTGAATTAAATCCATTTATACTACCATTATTCTGTATCAGTTGTACTTCCAGTGCTCTACATTTACTATACTAGCATTGCTCTAAATCCATTATGTTACCATTATTCTACATCTCTAGTACTAGAGTACTACATCTGTTATAACAGCCTTGCTCTGCATCCATTATACACTGATTACGCTACATCCATATAGTGCCAATACCCTACACTCTACACCCATTATACGACCATTGTACTACATCAATACCACCATTATTCCACATTCGTCATTCTACCATGTACATTACGTCAATTATTCTACCTTTATTCTGCATCCATTACTACATGTCGGACAGTGCCATGGGGGACTGGGGGTATATGACGGGTTTTAGCGGATTCAGTGTAATGGATGTAGAATagcggaggaaaggaacacCTCTTTGCTTTCTGTCCAGACCACAGAGTTGGGGGGCTGCTTCTTAGCTGTATGGAGGACAGACccatggaggagaggaaggagagggatCTGTCCCCACTACCAGGCATGGAAAAGTGAGTACATTTTAATAGATACCACTACAGAATACTGAATGTAGAGAAGGGTGGGGGAGTGAACACTGAAGCCAACATACAGTTTTACTGTTTCATCCACTGGAGCACAGCTGTAGCTCTGTCAGACTAGGAAGAGTCACTTATACCTTTCTGCTCACAgtgaaaaataagagaaaatccACAGAAGTAGAAATAATTGCATATAACCAAAAGTACACATTACTTTCatagaagactggaaaaatgttttatttcgcATAACCTTTCAACCTTATGTGAGATGTGTTAAATTTTGTTCAACATCATCAGCACTTGATTTATTAGAGGTTTAAAGCCATCATCCGTGAATGTGTGCCAGAAAAGGCTCAGAGTTTATTTTCTACACGGTAGTTTACAATACATGTATGAAAGTGAGTGCCTTTCGTGATTATTCTCTGTGACAAAATATATCAGGCATTGAGGTGACCAAAAACTAGCAATAATGTTCAGTGGAGTTGAATATTGAGACTCATTTGAACATTGAGTGAAGTCCTCCTGCCAGCACTCTTCTCCTTCTacacttaataataataataataataataataataataaaaacactgaagagTACTGCAGTCGAACAACAGATGTTCTCTAAGGGCTTCGTTACCAGATACTTGTACAATGCTTGTCTGTCCCCTACAGGATTAGAGTATTACTGCATGCCTATTCAACacttttatgtgtgtttttcttaacAGGCTTCTTTCTGAAAAAGGCCTTTGTACCTTGTATAACATGTTTGAAAACATCTCCTTCAAAGGAAAAGGACACGAGGTATGTCGTAACTGGAATAAAAGGGCAATTTATAGGGTATAtactttaaatgtgaaatggatTGGTCAATAATGTACACATGTATGAAATTAATAGACAATATATAGGAGCTGGGTTTTCTTTGAAAGGCAcatggaaaatgttaataatgaGACCTTTTCCAACGTTAACATTTATATACTGTGTGATCATTGCATTATATTGCTTTGCTGTCCTGCTAGGAGAACCACTAGAccattttgtattgttctcattACATAGCGGGAGCTGGTACACTTTCCATCAAAATTTAATGGTTTATCATGCCATGGTTGCCATTACTTGATTCAGGTCAGGTTATATGTTTCTGGTTGAACTCAGTTTAGTCGCGAGACACAGATGAAATAAAAGTGAGATATGAGCTGCTATAATACCAGTAACACACAGTAAAATTCCAGTGCATCCCACTGGATAAGCACTAGGGACTATTACACCTTAAAAAGTCTGCTGCACTGCTAAGAAAGACCATTAAATTGCCATCAGAAACCCACAAAAACTAGTACAGACCAATATAATAGCAATAAGTACTACTCGAATCCAGTAAACTCAACGCAGATGTTCTAATGTCTCTGCTTTTGAAGTCACTTACAGAATGAAAGTGTTCAGTGAAAATACGTGAAGAATGGAGGGAGACACGACTCAGGGGAATGCAGGGGGTTTGTCTTGCTGGGACCTGCTGATGGGTGGGGCAGAGTGTTGTGAGAGAGCCCTGATGTTGCGGGAAGCGAATAAGCCCTGGGGAGAATCCCCATGCGCACACAGGTTCGACCAGCTGTTTTGAGAATGACTTTGGATTGATCCTCGGAAGTGAAGGATAATCTACTTGTATTAGACACCTGCGGCTGTCCGAAGAAAGTCCATATGGCGCTACAGTGGACCCGTGCGATTAGCTGCCTTGGACATATGAACATTCATTCATAACTGACACATTATCAAGGAGCTTTATTGGAAATGACCCTCCTGACTGGTCATATGGACAGAACAGATCTCTGTGAAATGTGACCTAAAAACCCTCGAGCACCTGAGCAGTGTTGTAGCCTGTGGTCTAGTGGCGATCATGGTCACGTGTTCAGGAACGCGCGTCTTTTGCTAAATAGGCCTCTTGCGTTATGAATGTTTAGcttatgaattttcaaacaaATGCGGTTATTTAAGATTtcgttttcttcatttatccGTTTTCCAAAAAGTTTCTCTCGCGGTGACCTGCATGTTTGTGAGTGCTAGTGATCAATAATAAGATGAGGAAAGTTGCATATGTTTATGGTATGAATATATCAAAAATCTGCATTGAGAGGCGGTTTGAAGCTCTTACATAAAGTGAGTCATATTTgtgttattaagcttttattgattatatCGACAATGAAAGTTCAGTGCAGCCAAAGGATGAACTTTTAGGTGACGAATTGGTCAGCAATCAGGACTGAATAGGAGACTGTGGACATTACGTATTcatgagttttaattttaatatttaaatctaATAAAAATGGCTACAAAAAGTATgacagagtatttttttttattactttattggAGGATTTTATAGAACCTCACCAGCGAATATAGACGTGCAGTATGTTTGGTTAAACTTTTTTCGGTTGCAACTAGGCGGCAAACGCGAGTTGATGATTGAGTCGAGTTCCGGACTTCTAGTCCTCGTTGGGTTTGCATGGTGAGGAGCCAGCGTGTATAGATACCGGAGAACTGAGGCACTCGCCGCGGGACGTGCCGTCAGCTCCGAACATACTGCTCCTACAGAGAGCGGGGATTGCCATGCAtcgtgtgaatgtgtgttacaCGCATTTGGAAATGGGACGATGGCACAAGCCCTCGTGTGCGTAAGCAGCGAGCGTGGAAACGTAGTAAGCCTGTATTAAGGGGCAGGCAGCTGGCGCTGAAGTCTAATCCCCCGATTCCCCGGCCCTGTACCTGCCGGCTGCACACATTTTACTTTCTCCTCCGAGGAAAAGCgaaaccaaaataaaagtgaCCCTGTGCGGTTCTACGGGATTACGGAAAGCTCTTAGACTGGATTAAAATAGTTCAGTCTGTGAATGTGTCAGTGTGGCATCTTCGTGCGCCGTTACAGGGTTAGCGACTAATCCGCCGCAGGTCAATCTGCGCTGCTCTCGGGGGTCGCGCTCGTACGGTGACTGAGTGTTAATTGAACACACCTCGGTTAATGTGCATCATGGAGTGCGAACCAACATGTAACACGATGAACAGCTCCAACAAGCAGAAGGCACCCCATGAGTGTGATCCACACCGCAGCGGGACTGGACTACGTCTAGGAATGCTACGCCTCCTTGAAGAAACATCCCTACAAGGACAGAAGCTGCGCTCGAGGCGCGCCATCCGAAACTGATTTGAGACGCAGCGAGAGCCTCCTGTGAACTTCCTCCCCTGCCGGGTTTAAAGGTAGCCACCTCGATTAACACACGCTCTGTCCGTGTCTCCAGGCAGAGGACCTTGAGGCTCTTCTGGAGGGCTTTCGGGGCTGGGCACGCCAGCTATGTCCTCAGCGTGACTTTGAGGACCTGGCCACACACTTGGAGGAAATGGGAAGGCTCTCACAGGTTCAGGTGTGTACTGGCACTTGGGAACCTGATGTAGACAACCAGACGTGTccaggaaaatatttaattacatttacttatttatcagatgcttttctccaaagcaaattccaatgaactccatgtagtgttatgagcccacacaccttattcaccgtggtgacttacactgctagatacactacttacactgggtcactcatccatacatcagtggaacacacacaatctctctgtcactcacacactatgcgtgaatctgaacaggatgtctttggagtgtgggaggaaacaagagcacccagaggaaacccacacagacagaacatgcaaactccacacagactaaacagggatcgaacccacgtcctctctcaccacccaggcactgtgagacagcaatgctactcgctgtgccaccatgccacccaaattaatttaataattcacttttttgctttgctgacactttcctcctaACCAAATGACAGCGCTAGGCTACTGTTTATCTGTCCAGCCATCCATTGATAtggctgggtattttttactgcatcaattaacagtaagtaccttgttgaagggtactacagcaggaggtagaatttgaacctgggtcctttgagtgaagGGAAGCTGTAGCATCTGCTGCCACCATATTAATCAATTTGATGTGAGAGACAAAGTCATGcctaatttactttttaacttGTTTGTTGTTCATGTCGTCAGTCCCTGGTTCCTGCCCTTCAGACTTGCTGGAGAGACATGCACTGGGGCTTGGTGTCCTCATGGGGCCCGACAGACTGTGCTGGGAGTGAGCGCAAAGGTGAGGAGAGCCTAGAGATGATGGCACTCGTTCCATGGTCTCATTTTAACCAAGGAGAGATGCAGAAAGTCCAGGAGGAGACTCTCATCTAGGGACAACTGACACTTCTTGGTCCTAAACCCATTTTATGACATGTGAAGCTTCACTAGAAATCCAGGTCTTAATGTGcaatattcatccatccattgccAATAACTGCTTTTTCGGTGCAGGGtcgctgtggtccagagcctatcctggaaagacatggtgtgaggcaggatatACCCTGGACAGTATCCACTCCATTCAGGGCAataacacacactcagacatacACGCAATGCAGAAAATTTAAAGTCTGTTGATTTTTACATGtctttcacagtgtttattCAAAAGTGATACGTGGAGTGCTGTATTACTTCAGACAACTATCTGAAGCATGTATGTGAAGAAAGGAGAATATTCTCACGTAAAAGGAGTGAAAATTTGGCATCATGAAAGAAAATGTCTAAGCTAATCGAAGGGATGAGAATTCATATGACAGGATCATTTGATAGTTATGCCTTATGTGAAACTAGAATTGAAGCCTCAGAGTGATAGGATTTGTTTTGCGCAACTCTCACATGCACTTCGTTGTCACAAACGTTCACATTTGATGTGATTAATGCCTCCTTTGCTGGCAAAGAcaagaaaagcagaacaaaaagataagttgggaaaaaaatgcttaaagCGATATAGGTTGTCTCTGAAAATTTTCGGTCTCCGATGTTTTTTCCAAACTACTGGCACGTATTTGCAAACATCCCAACTGTTCGTTCCACCTAAACAGGATAATTAGCTTAGCAAAACTGTTCAGAAATTCAAACTTTAATTGACACCATCAAATGATGTAtgttcttaattaaaaaaaaaacataaaaataaagcactttCAAGATGCCACTGATGTAATCAGCGAACCAAAATTAAGTACCGCCAACCAAGCACATCCACAGGAGTAAATTACAGAACAACGATAAATTATACAAGCACTATCACCATAAATTCAGTGTCTTTTTGCACTGCATATTTTAACACAGTCATGTTCTCAACTGTGAATCCAGCCTCATGTGAAATAAAGAGAAGCGCATGGAGGTTATAGGACACATGCTGATCCACAGGGGACTGTCAGTTGCAGTTTGCAACTGCTCATCACAACTGTgtctttattttcaaaacagatGGCAGTCTGGGAGATGGAGCCAAAGCCGAGGAGAACGCTGAGGAAGCTTTCAGTTAAGAAGCTGGTATCCCTCTCACACCGCTTTAGATCTACTCGTTGTCGAGGAAGACGAGCCGCAGAGCAGAACATTCATACTCCACTTTGTTCAGATTGCAGGAGGAGTGTGACCGAAGGCCCACAGTGCGACCGAACAGGACGCGGAAGTCCAGGATTGCGGACCAGAAGGGTCCGACGTGTGGCAGGCAGCGGAGCTCTCACGGTGTACAATTTGGACTTTGATCAGGAAACCTACATAATAAACTAGATCATTCTAGTCACTTCTAAACAGATAAAGTACTGtggtaatttaaaatattaagtattaTTGGAGTACACAGCCAGAATAAcacataaacagtttttttggcCTTTGCGACTGGTGTCAGAATGCCTGCCTCAGGGTGAAGCCCTGGCCACAACCCCGTCCCCCTGATGGACAGTCACACCTGATGGGAACTGATTCAAAGAGAAGAAggaccaggtgtggccaatagGGACAAACAAAAGGCTCTTTAGATGGAGACCTGAGCTCAACTGTGGGGAGGAGTAAATATTTTGACATATTCTAGTACTTAGGAGTTTGCATTGTGTGCGGTCCTTCTCTGATCTCGAatccttcttctttctttttaattaagcaACAGAGGACCATTTTCTTCCTGTCTTTGTTTTGTCGGATTTTCGTTATTGTACAAAGGAATAATAAACTGCAACTGTAAGATGACTTCTCGTCACACTATGCCTGGTCACTCAGAGCAGTCACCCCGGAGTGTCACAGTCCCTCCTTTGACGACACGTTATTGCTATTctgacagttatttatttattaaatttaattacatttcaaaccAGTCACTCCAACTTTGGGTGAAAAGCAACTGaattgcccatttgtacagtcgAGCATTCTTGGTAAGCACCtagatgaagggtactacagcaggagttgggatatgaactgacaaccttcagAGTGCAAAGTGAGGGCAGCGGACTAACTAAGTAGTTGCAGGGGAGCTGGTACCATAAtaatttgagctgctgcctttgtacctaaaggtcgcaggtttgaaccccactccgACTATGAGCAGTCGTAGagcagggcacacacacacacacacattttcagaaccgcttgtcccttacggggtcacggggaaccggagcctacccggcaacacagggcgtaaggccggagggggaggggacacacccaggacgggacgccagtccgtcgcaaggcaccccaagtgggactcgaaccccagacccaccggagagcaggactgcggtccaacccactgcgtagagcagggcacttaccctaaattgctcctgtaaaatcacccagctgtataaatgggtaaatgagtaagtagcttaataataagcgtatgggacaagtggttctgaaaatgtgtgtgtgtgtgtgtgtactataacATTGTAATAAATGCATCAGCTAGcctaatatataatattacacGTAAATAACTAACTTGGACTAAATGAAGAGCTTTGATTTAGCAATGCATTCTCCCATTCGTGTCTTTTTTAGGTGAAGGATCTGAAGGAGAGATCACCAGATCACGCTCAAGGCGCGTCCTTAGGGTATGTCCTAATATCCACCGCTCGTTTGGCAGTGGATGGTGTGACCGGGACGGGCGCGTGATGGACACGTGCGCCGCGGGACAGGTGTGCACTTCCGCCTCGCGCGGCTAGAGGGCGCCAAAAGCCGCGAGTTTGTCACACGGCGACTCTTCTGCCCTTCGAACAAACACGTTTGCGTTTCCTTCGTGAGGGCAAAGGCAAAGCGAACTGTCTGCGAACGAAAACGGCGAAAAAGTCAGTGCGTGCTTCTTATCGCTCCTAAATGTATGTTAAACGTCATTACGCACTGCAACTACTGTACATATTCTCGTggttaaaacataaaatttgtgattttttttttttttaattccttttccAATTATTAGAGTAAAATTTAATTGGACGGAACTTTTTCGATCATTCACTCTATGAACCAACTTAATAAAGTTTCGTATAGCATTTTGCATCCTTAACATCTGCCAGCGCGTTCCATCCGCGCTCTATAGAACGACGTTTTTTTtgcaagtatttacatttttgcgCTAAGTGGGTCTCCGATTGGCTGGTACCCCAATGAGGTCACTAGGAAaactgcctccccccccccccaacaaggGCTCTCGCGCTGGGGCAGATTCATGTGGAGCTTCATCCATCATCCTTGATCATCACCCTTGATCATCGCTGCTCAGCCCAGGGTGGGATGCGCTGGAGCGCTCCTGTGCATCTTTGCCATCCTTCTCATGTCCGTGCGCTTCCGTTCGGACCCCAGACCCCAGGCGTGACTCCACCTGGAAACTTGTCCATCTgcgtcttcttcttctccttctgcttGAACCTGTCATCATCTGGATGAACTTGTGTCCCAAGAACATCGTGAAGACGGTGGATCCATGAGCCTGAGGAGGATCCCCACACTTGCATAGACAAGGTAGGTGATGGCATTTGTCTGTGCTTCAGCAGGGTCTTCAACTGCAGTGTTCAGC encodes the following:
- the LOC108929906 gene encoding TIMELESS-interacting protein-like, with translation MFENISFKGKGHEAEDLEALLEGFRGWARQLCPQRDFEDLATHLEEMGRLSQVQSLVPALQTCWRDMHWGLVSSWGPTDCAGSERKDGSLGDGAKAEENAEEAFS